CGACGAGCTCATCGGCCGCGTGGCGGCCGAGCCGTGGCCGAGCCGGCCGGGCGGCGCCTTCAACTACTCCAACACGAACTACCTCGTGCTCTCGCTGCTCATCGAGCAGATCACGGGTGACCCGATCGAGCGAGTGATCCAGGAGCGCATCGCCGAGGGCGGCGGTCTCGAGGCGACCTCGCTGCCGGGCGACGCGACGCTGCCGGAGGGCGGCGCCCACGGCTATTTCGAGCTCGAGGGCGTGTACATCGACGTCTCGACGCAGTCGGCCTCGCTCTGGTCGGGCGCGGGCGGCATCGTCTCGACCGTGGGCGATGTGAACTCGTTCTACCGGGGGCTCATGCAGGGCGCGTACGTGCACGCCGACGAACTCCGCACGGCGCTCGAGCTCAACCAGGCCGGGTACGGCATCGGCGTGCAGGGCCACGCCGACCCGTGCCCTCCCGGTGATCCGGTCTTCGCGACGCCGCCGGGCCCGACGAACGACGACGACGCCGACGCCGGGGACGCGGCTCTCGATGCTGTCGGACCCGACGGTGAAGGCGCTCAGGTTGGGGGCGGCGACAGCGCCGGCGAGGATCCGACGCCCTCCGCGACGCCAGGCGACGCGGGGCCGGCGGTCAGCCAGTTCCCGCAGATCGGCGAACCCGGCATGACGTACGGCCACCTCGGCTCGGGCCTCGGCTATCGCATCCTCTCGATGTCGAGCCCCGACGGGATGCGCCAGGTGACGCTCTCGTGGACGGCGTCGCCGGTCGACTACGGCGGCGACCCCAGGCTCGGACCCGCGTGGGAGACGATCGATGCCGCGCTCACCGCGACGTGCCCGAGAACGGACGCCGGCGCAGGCGGGTAAACGTCTGCGGGAGTACGGAGGCGCGAGGCGTAGCGTGACGGCATGGATGTCAACACCCCCACCGCGGGAGCACCCTCGAGTGCCCCCGTGAGCAACTCCCCGATCGCGCTGCAGCACCGCTTCGCGACCGATGTCCCGGAGCTCGCCGTGCCGTGGCGTGCCGCCGAGGTCGAGCATCCACGCCTGCTCGCCTTCAGCGACACGCTGGCCGACGAGCTCGGCGTCGACGCCGAAGCGCTGAGCAGTGAAGAGGGGCTCGCGTTCCTCACCGGCAACCGCCTCCCGGAGGGCGTCACGCCCGTCGCGCAGGGTTATTCCGGCCACCAGTGGGGCATGTACACGCCCCGCCTCGGCGACGGTCGCGCGCTCCTCCTCGGCGAAGTCACTGACCGCGCGGGACGCTTGCGCGACATCCACCTGAAGGGGTCGGGCGCAACGCCGTTCTCGCGCGGCGCCGACGGGCTCGCCGCCGTCGGGCCGATGCTTCGCGAGTTCATCATGGGCGAGGCGTTCCACGCGCTCGGCATCCCGGGAACCCGCGCGCTCGCGGTCATCGGCACGGGCCGGCTCGTGCGGCGCGAGGGGCTCGAACCGGGGGCGCTCCTCGTGCGCGTCGCGAGCAGCCACCTGCGCGTCGGCACGTTCCAGTACGCGAGCGCTTCCGGCAACCTGGAGGTGCTGCGGCGCCTCGCGGACCACGCCATCGAGCGTCACGCGCCCGAGGCGGCGGAAGCGGAGCATCCGTACCTCGCGTTCTACGAGCACGTCGTCACCGCGCAGGCCGAGCTCGTGGCGGCGTGGATGCATGTGGGGTTCGTGCACGGCGTCATGAGCACCGACAACACGACCGTGTCGGGCGAGACGATCGACTTCGGGCCGTGCGCCTTCCTCGACGCCTTCGATCCGGGCCTCTGGTTCAGCTCGATCGACCAGAACGGGCGGTACGCCTACCGGCAGCAGCCGTCGATCGTGCAGTGGAACCTGGCGCGCTTCGCCGAGGCGCTGCTGCCGATCCTGCCGCTCACCCGCGACGAGGCGATCGCCGCGGCCGCCGACGCCGACGCTCGCGCCGACGCGAGGGAGCGAGGCGACGAGGCCGCCGACGACGAGGGCGCCGAAAGCGAGCGGCGCGCCGACGCCGAGGCGCGGCAAATCCGCGCCGTCGAGCTCGCGACGGCGGCCCTCGAGCGCTTCGGGCCGCAGTACGCAGAGACGTACGAGCGGGGGATGCGCGCCAAGCTCGGTCTCGCCCACGTCGCGCTCGACGACGCGCGGCCGGTGATCACCGGCGTGCTCGACCTCATGACGGCCGCGCGCGCCGACTACACGCAGTTCTTTCGGGGCCTCGGCGCGCACGCCGCTTCGGGACGCGGCACGCCGGCGCGCTCGCTCTTCCCCGAGCCGGAGGCGTTCGAGCGGTGGGCCGAGCGCTGGCGCGCTCTCGGACCCGACCGGGAGGCGATGGACGCGGTGAACCCGGCCTACATCCCGCGGAACCACCTGGTCGAAGAGGCGCTCGCCGCGGCGAGCGACGAGGCCGACCTCGGGCCGCTCGAGCGCCTGCTCGCGGCGGTGCGGCAGCCGTTCGACGTGCGGCCCGGCCTGGCGCGGTACGCCGAGCCCGCGCCGGCCGACTTCGGGCCGTATACGACCTTCTGCGGCACGTAGGCCGGCTTCTGCGGCTCGTGGGCGTGCGATGAAGATGAGGCCTCAGAGGCCCGCGAGCCCTGCGCGACCCATTCAGTCTGAGCCCGTGCCGTAGTGCTTCGCCAGCCGGCGGAGCCCTTCGTCGATCGAGACGGTCGGCGCCCAGTCGAGGTCGCGGCGCGTCGAGCGTTGGTCGAACCAGTGCGCGGTCGAGAGCTGCTCAGCCAGGAATCGCGTCATCGGCGGCTCATCGACGCCCGGCCGCACGGTCCAGACCCACTCGACCGCCGCTCCGGCGATGCGCCCGAGGGCCGCGGGAACGCTGACCCTGGGGGCCGGAACGCCCGCGGCGCGGCAAATTCCGCCGAGCAGGTCGCCGACCGGTCGCGGCTCGCCATTGGTGAGCACGTACGCGTTGCCGTGGGCCATGTCGGCGCGGTGGAGCGCCGCCACGATCCCGGTTGCGGCGTTGTCGACGTAGGTCGTGTCGATGAGCGCCGTGCCCCCGTTCAGGAGCGGTAACGTGCCGCGGCGCGCCCGCTCGACGATGCGCTCGACGAGCTGCGTGTCGCCGGGACCCCACACGAGGTGCGGGCGCACGGCGACCACGCGCATGCCGCTGACACCGTCACGGGCGAGCGCCAGCAGCTCGGCCTCCGCCTTTGTGCGCGCGTACTCGCCGCGCGCGTGCTCAGGCGACGCGGGCTCGGCGCCGACCCCCGCGAGTGCCGCGCCGGCGTGCGCGACCGACGGCGACGACACCTGCACGAAGCGCGTCACCCCGGCTCGCTCGGCGGCATCGAGCAGCGTGCGAGTGCCGTCGACGTTGATGGCGCGGAACTCGGCCGCCTCGCCCGCGAGCGAGACCTTGGCCGCGAGGTGCACAACGGCATCCGCCCCGCCGACCGCGCGCTCGACCGTGGCCCGGTCGGTCACCGAACCGAGGGTGTCGACCGCTCCCGCTGCCCCTGAGGGGCGCCGCTGCAGCGTGCGCACGTCGTGTCCGGCGGCGAGCAACTCCGCCGCGACGGCACGTCCGAGGTAGCCGGATGCTCCCGTGACGAGCACGGTCATGGCGCCTCCGGCGACCGGCCGGCGAGCGTTGCATCGGCCCAGGCCGCGAGGCGTGTGCGATCGATCTTGGAGTTGTGGCGGATGTCGGTCGGCAGGCTCGGCACCACGAACACGGCCGCGAGTGGGAGCGGCGCCTTCGCCCGGATGCGGGCGGCAAGTTCGGCGTCGGCGAGCTGCGGGCGCTGCGCTCGAGACTCGGTCTCGACGACGGCGACCGCCTGGCGAAGGCCCTGCGGGCCGACGCCGACGACGGCGGCGCGGCGAACGCCCTCGGCCGATTCGACCGCCTGCTCGGGCCCGACCGGCGCGACTGGCCCGTCGGCCGTCACGATGACGTGCTGCACGCGCCCCTCGACCCACACGCGGCCCTGCTCGTCGAGGTGGCCGATGTCGCCCGTGCGGTGCCAGCGCTCGGCCCGCGACGCAGGCATCGCGGGCTCGGTCGGCTCGATGGTGCCCGTGCCGCGCACCGCCTCGCGGTCGGTGATCCACAGGCGGTCGTAGTGCGACTTGAGGTGCGGCGCCGAGACGACGAGCTCGCCGAGCACTCCGGGGACGTCGCTCGGGGCGCCCGTCGCGCGGCCGTCGCCGTCGAGCGCGCTCACGAGCACGCGGGCCTCGCCGATCGGCGTGCCGACGCACACGCCCTCGTCGGGAGCGTCGGCGGCCGACAGGATGCCATCGAGCGTCACGTCGGTGACGAGCAGGCACTCGGTCATCCCGTAGGGCGTGTGCGGCGTCGCGTTCGGCATGAGCTCGGCGGCCCGCGCGAGCAGGCTCGCCCCGATTGGCGCGCCGGTCGAGAGGAAGGTGCGCACTCGCTCGAGCGCGCGCCGGTCGTCCGGAGTCAGCTCGCGGGCCGTTTCGACGACGTTCCGCATGGCCGCCGGAGAGAGGAACACGATGCGGGCACCGGATGCCCGGAGTGCCGCTGCGACCGCGCGCGCCGTGAGCGTGCGGGGCGACGAGACGTCCATGTCGGGCGTGACCGAACGCGTTCCGAGGGCCGGTCCGAGGAGCGCGAACGGGGCGAAGCCCGTCACGAGACCGGTCGCAGGCGTGACGTCGAAGTGGGCGGCGAGCCCGTCGCGCAGTGCGGCGAGCTGACGGTGGGTATAGACGACGCCCTTGGCCGGGCCCGTCGACCCCGACGTGAACAGGATCGCGGCGTCGTGCTCCGGGCCGGGCGGGGCGGGGACGGCGGCGCCCGCCGCCGCACCCAGCGTGGCCACCTGGCGCAGGCTGTGCGAGACGCCGAGCGCCGAGGCGGCGTACCGCGGCAGGTGCTCGGCGGCGATGCGGATGCCGGGCCAGCCGAGCGCGCGCGCGGCGGCGAGGCCGGGTCGTCCGCCGATGATCACGTCGGGCCACGCGCCCCTGACCGCGCGGGTGAGACCGCTGACGCCGAGGCCGGCGTCGGCCACGACGACGACCGCGCCGATCCGAAGGCACGCGTAGAGGACGGCCGTGAGGGTCGGCCCGGGCTGCACCAGCACCGAGACGCGGTCGCCGCGGCGTACGCCGAGCCGGTGCAGGCCGGCGGCGAGATCGTTCACGCGCGTGGCGAGCTGCCGCCACGTGACGCGACGGGGTTCGTGCTCGTGCGCGGCGCCGCGGGCGCCCGCGGACCGGCCTGCCATGTCGATGACGGCGATGTCGTCATCGTCGGCGCGCGCCTCGATGCCGTGCCAGATCGGTCTGAAGGCATCGGCGTGGTCTTCGGCCGCTCCACGAGGTGCCGGGGAGGACGGCGTCACGAGGGATGCCGGCGGCGAAGCGACACGTTCCTCGAGCCACGCGAGCACGGCCTCCGCGTAGGGCCGCTCCTCGGCGATGAGGTGGCTCGCCCCCTCGAACCGGTGGACGTCGGCGCGCGGAAGTCGGTCGGTGAGATCGTCGAGGTACCGATCACTGAAGATGGGGTCGTTCGGCCCCCAGAGCATGAGCCCGGGAACCGCGAGGTCTGCGACGCCGGCCGCGATTCGGGTGAGTGCGGGGACGCTCGGGTGGGCCGCGTCCACGGGGATGTCGCGCACGAATCCGCCGATGCCGCGCCGCCGGTTCGCCGTGCGATACGGCGCCCGATAGGCGGCCTTGACCGACCGTGCAAGCGGCGGCGACGCGAGCGTGAGCGTCGTGTCGAGGAAGGCCGTCGTGGCGACGGCAGAGGCCTCGAGCACGCCGCGCGCGCGGGCAAGGCGCAGCGGCGCGGGAATCGGCGTGCCCGCCGGTTGGTGCACGGCCGTGTTGAGGAGCGCGACACCGGCCAGTAGGTGCGGATGATCGATCGCCCAACCGAGCGAGATGACGCCGCCCCAATCGTGGCCGATCGTGACGACCGGCGCGCGGCCGCCGGCGCCGCCCTCGTCGTCGCCGCGCCCGAGCCCGAGCGCGTCGGTGAACGCGCCGAGGTCGGCGACGCGCCGCGCGAGCGTGCGATGCTCGCCGCTGCGCTGGGAGAACCCCATCTCGAGCTGGTCGACGGCGACGACCCGCCAGGCCGGCCGGCCGGCCTCGGCCGCCGCGACCGACGCGCTCACGAGCGAACGCCACAGGTACGACCAGGTCGGGTTGCCGTGCACCGCGAGGACGGTGCCGACGACGGGCGCGCCGAGCTCGGCGAGCGCGTCGCCCGTGTCGAGGTAGTGCCACGTTGTCTCGTCGCCAGCACTCGGCCCGGCCGCCCCGCCACCGCCGCTCGCCGCTGGCGGAACCGTCAGCATCCGGCTGTATCGCGAATCGAGGCCCGGGAGGCCTGTCGGCGGCAGCGAAGCGGGTTCGTTCACCAAGCAAGCTCCATCATCGCGGTGTTCAGGCCGGAGCCGACGCCCATGAGCAGCACGCGGTCGCCCTTGCGCAGCGACGACTGCTCTTCCGCGAGGGTGATGGGAATCGACGCCGGCCCCACGTTCCCGAGGTGGGGGAAGGTCGTTGGCACCCGGCTGCGGTCGAGCTTCACGGCCTTGACGATCGCGTTCGTGTGCACCGTCGACACCTGGTGGGTGATGTAGCGGTCCATCGACTTCCAGTCCCACTCGGTGCCCGCCTCCTTCCACGCCGAAACGACGAGGTCGAGGCCGCCCTTGAGGAGGGCCTTCGCGTCGGTGAACATGCCATCGACACTGCCGACGCACAGGTCGTGGAACTGGGTCGCCGCGCGGGTGACGCCGCCGAGCACACGATGCCCGGCCGGATGCTCGTCGGCCCGCCCCAGCACGGCGACGGCCGAGCCGGAGCCGAGGGTGAGCGAGGCGAACTCGCTCATGAAGCCTTCACGGTCGATGCCCTCGCGCTGAAGCCGGGCCACCGTGTTGACCTGGATGTCGTCGGCGTCTTCGCCGTTGACGATCACGGCATAGCGGATCTGGCCCGACTCGATCATGCCCGCCGCGAGACTGATGCCGTTGACGAAGCCGAGGCAGGCGTTGGCGATGTCGAAGTTGATGGCGGAGGTCGGCAGGCCGAGACCGTGATGCAGTCGCACCGCGACGGACGGCTCGAGGTGCTTCCGGGTGACCGAGGTGTTGATGAGCAGGCCGACGTCGCCCGCATCGACACCCGCGTGGGCGAGTGCGCGCCGGCCCGCGACGACGGTCGCGTCGTCGGCCGACTCGCCCGTCGCCCAGTTGCGGCGCTCGAGCACGCCCGCCACCCGCCGCAGCAGCCCGCTGCGCAGCTTCAGCCGTTTGAGGGCTGCCGCGAGATGGTCTTCGATGTCATCGGACGTCGTCACTCTGCTCGGCAGCTCGCTGGCAACCGACAAGAGTGCGACGTTGCTGAATCGAGTTGTCGCGTTGCCTGTCACTTCTTCTCCCGCTGCGACCACAGGGGATCGGCCGCCATAGCGGAACAGCATAACGAGGCCGGTCGCGTCGAACTTCGGGATTTGTCGTGAGTGGCGTCGCGGCGGTCTCGATGGCGGCTAGAAGATCATCGGGCGGTCGTCGTCCATCGAGGTCTCGATGTCGAGCTCCACGACCACCGGCACGTGGTCGCTCGGGGCATCGCCGCCGCGCTCGTCGCGCTCGATCGACGCGTCGACGACGAGCTCGTCGAACGCCGCCGAGCCGAGGATGAAGTCGATGCGCATGCCGTGGTTGCGCTGAAAGCGGCCGGCCTTGTAGTCCCAGTACGTGAATCCCTCCTCGCCGCGGTCGCGGACGACATCGACGAGGCCGCCATCGAGCAACGCCTGAAACGCGTCGCGTTCCGGCGGTGAGACGTGCGTCAGCCCGTCGAACGCGGCCATGTCCCACACATCCGTGTCGAGCGGGGCGATGTTGAAGTCGCCCATGAGCGCGAGCGGTTCGTCGGGGTGCTCCCCGAGCCACGCGACGGTGTCGTCGAGGAGTGCGCGCAACCACGCGAGCTTGTAGGCGTAGTGGGGATGCCCGAGCTCCCGGCCGTTCGGCACGTACAGCGACCACAGGCGCACGTCTTCGACCGTCACCCCCAGCGCACGCGCTTCAAGCGGCAGCTCGCCCGACTCGGGGGGCGTGTTGGCGTATCCGGGCATGTTGGCGAAACCGACACGGGGCTCGCTCATGGGGAGGCGGCTGGCGAAGGCGACGCCGTTCCACTGGTTGGTGCCGTGCACCTCAACCTCGTAGCCCGCCTCCTCGAAGGCCCCGACGGGGAACTGGTCGACCTTGCACTTCGTCTCTTGCATGGCGAGCACGTCGATGTCGGCGCGCTCGAGCCAGTCGACGATGCGGCCCGTGCGGGCCCGGACGGAGTTCACGTTCCAGGTGGCGATGCGCATTGCTCCACGGTATCGCTGGTACCGGCGTGATGGCGGCCGCGACGCTTGCCTTTTGGTCGGTATGACTTTAAGCTGCCGCGAACGACGTTAGGGTCACCATGACACGAACCCCGGGCGCGGCGCCGAAGCCGACGGCGGCATCCGCATCGCCGCGCGAGCACGACTCGCGCGAGCGCGGCGGCGACGCGACGCGGGTCGCCGTGTCGACGGTCATCTTCACGCTTCGACGGGGCGACAGCGACGCCGTCGGCTCGCGCGAGGACCGTGTGGGCCGAGCGGGCCGGCAGGCGGGGGGCCGCCTGGCCGGCGACAGGGCGCACGCGCCATCGGCAGACGTCGTGATCCCGCTCGTACGGCGCCTGCGTGAGCCCTACGAGGGACGATGGGCGCTGCCGGGCGGCTGGCTCGACATCGCCGAGGGCCTCGACGAGGCAGCATCGCGCACGCTTGCCGAAACGACCGGCCTCATGCCGAGCTACCTCGAGCAGCTGTACGCCTTCGGCGCCGTCGACCGATCGACAACGCGCGTTGTGTCGATCGTGTACTGGGCACTGTTGCGCCATGAAGAGGTCGCGGCCGCCGCCGCCCCCGAAAACGTGGCCTGGTTTGACGCCAACGCGCTCCCACGCCTCGCATTCGACCACAACGACATCGTCGCGTACGCGCTGTGGCGCCTGCGCAACAAGGTCGGTTACAGCCGCATCGCGCACGGGCTCCTCGCCGACGAGTTCACCCTCGCCGAGCTCCGCGAGGTCTACGAGTCGATCCTCGGCAAACGCCTCGACCCGGCGAACTTCCGGCGCCAGGCCGAGAGCGCGGGCGGACTCATCGCCACCGACCGCTTCCGCACGGGCAGCCACCGCCCCGCCCGCCTCTACCGCTACGACGACACGCTCGAGCTCGCGAGCCGCGGCCCGCTGGGCCAGAGCCCCTAGCCCGGCCCGCGCCAACCCAGCCCGCTCGGCCGTCGCGCGGCGCCATCGACGGCAGCATCCCTCGCCGTTCAGCGGCATCCACCACAACGATCAGACCATCCCGCCGGCACGGATGCCGGAGGCCCCCGAATCGAGAGCACCATGCCCGCAACGTTCCTGCCCCTCACCACCCGCCCCGACCCACCGGCCGACGCCTCCGCCGACGCCTCGGTCGAACACGTCATCCGCGCCATCGTCGACGGCCGGTCGACGGCCGAGACCTGCAACACCGACCTGGCGGCCGGCCCGTGGGACTTCGACGCCAGAACCGGGTACGGCCCGGGCTCCTCGATGGGCGACGTCATCCCGGCCGGCGCTCCCCGCCAGGGCGAGCTGCCCGTCGAGTACCGCGAGGCGGGCGAAGACGAGCTCGACGCGCGCATCATGGCCGCCAAGCGGACGCTCGGCGACCGCGTCGTCGTACTCGGCCACTTCTACCAGCGCGACGAGGTCGTGCGCCACGCCGACCACGTCGGCGACTCGTTCCAGCTCGCGGGGGCCGCGAGGAGCCGCCCGGAGGCCGAGTCCATCGTGTTCTGCGGCGTGCACTTCATGGCCGAGACCGCCGACCTGCTCTCGCGACCCGAGCAGGCGGTGATCCTGCCGAATCTCGCCGCCGGCTGCTCGATGGCCGACATGGCCGACATCGACCAGGTCGAAGACTGCTGGGAGCAGCTCGAGGACCTCTACGGCGACATGGATGCTGTGGGCGACGACGGCCGCGTGCCCGTCGTTCCCGTCACCTACATGAACTCGTCGGCGGCCATCAAGGGGTTCGTCGGACGCAACGGCGGCATTGTGTGCACGTCGTCCAACGCGCGAACCGTGCTCGAGTGGGCGTTCGAGCGGGGCCGGCGTGTGCTCTTCTTCCCCGACCAGCACCTTGGCCGCAACACCGCGAAGGCCATGGGCGTGCCGCTCGATCAGATGCCAATGTGGAACCCGCGCAGCCCCCTCGGCGGCAACGCGGAGGACGAGCTGCGCGATGCGCGCGTGATCCTCTGGCACGGATTCTGCTCGGTGCACCGCCGCTTCACGGTCGACCAGATCGCGCGGGCGCGTGACGAGCACCCGGGCGTGCGCGTGATCGTGCACCCCGAGTGCCCCATGCCCGTCGTCGACGCGGCCGACGAGTCGGGCTCGACCGACTACATCCGGCGCGCGATCGACGCCGCGACCGAGCCGACGACGTTCGCGATCGGCACCGAGGTCAACCTCGTGCAGCGCCTGGCCGCGCAGTACCCGCAGCACACCATCTTCTGCCTCGACCCCGTCGTGTGCCCCTGCTCGACCATGTACCGCATCCACCCCGGCTACCTCGCGTGGGTGCTGGAGGGCCTGGTCGCCGGCACCGTGCACAACCGCATCACGGTGCCGGACGATGTCGCCGCCCCGGCGCGCGTGGCGCTCGAGCGCATGCTCGCGGCGAAGCCGCACGCACCGGGCGCGCTCGCGGGTGCCGCCGCGGGGGTGGATGCTCCGAGGACGACGGTCAGGCCGTGACCCGCGCGACCCCGCGGGCGCGGCGCGTGGACGACCGCGATCCGGGGCCGGCCGTCGTGATCGTGGGCAGCGGGATCGCCGGCCTGACCGCGGCGCTTGGTGCGGCATCCGCCGGGTGCCGCGTGACGGTCGCGACCAAGGCATCCCTCGACGACGGCAGCACGCGCTTCGCGCAGGGCGGTATCGCGGGCGTCATGTTCGGCGACGACCGGACCGACGACCACGCGCACGACACGGTCGTCGCCGGCGCCGGCCTGAGCGACCGCGACGCCGTCCACGTGCTCGTCGAGGAGGGGCCCGATCGCATTCGCGATCTCATCGACGCGGGGGTCAACTTCGATCGTGGCGACGACGGCTCCTATGTGAAGGGGTTGGAGGCCGCGCACTCGTACCCGAGGGTGCTGCACGCGGGGGGCGACGCAACCGGGCTCGCGATCGAGCGGGCCCTCGTCGCGCGGCTGCGGGAGGCCGAGGCGCGCGGCACGGTCCAGGTGATCGAGCACGCATTCCTCGTCGACGTGATCCTCGACGCGTCGCTCCCCGATTCGTCCTCGGTCCAGTCCCCCCATCACGCCGCTCGCGCGCGCGGCGTCGAGCTGCTCGTCGACGGCGGGCGGCTCGCACTCGCGGCCGACGCGGTCGTGCTGGCGACGGGCGGCGCGGGTCACTTGTTCGCGCACACGACGAACCCGGCAGTCGCGACGGGCGACGGCATCGCGGCGGCGATCCGTGCCGGCGCGCGCGTCGAGGACCTCGAATTCGTCCAGTTCCACCCGACGTCGCTTCCCGCCGCGCCGGCGCTCGGCGTCGACGCGTTCCTCGTGTCGGAGGCCGTACGGGGCGAGGGCGCGACGCTCGTCGACGAGACGGGCCGGCGATTCGCGTTCGGCGCCCACCCCGACGGCGAGCTCGCGCCCCGCGACATCGTCGCGCGCGCGATCGCCGAGCGCATGGCGGCACAGGGTGGGCGGCCGGTGCGGCTCGACGCGACGCGGCTCGGGCGAGGAGAGCCCACCGCGGCGTTCTTAGCGCGACGATTCCCGACCATCGACCGGGTCGTGCGCGAGCGGGGCCTCGACTGGAGTCGCGAGCCGATACCGGTCACGCCCGCCGCGCACTACCTCATGGGCGGCGTCGCGACCGACCTCCACGGGCGTACCTCGATCCCGGGCCTCTACGCGGTCGGCGAGGTCGCCCGCACGGGCGTGCACGGCGCGAACCGCCTCGCCTCGAACTCGCTGCTCGAGGGCGCGGTCTTCGGGGCGCGGGCGGCTGCCGCGATCGCCGCGGGTGCCGAGCGGCAAGGGCGCGGCGCCCCGCTGGGGCCCCGCCCCGCCGGGGCTGGAGGAGCCCGTTCCCGTGCCGTGACGCCGTCGGCGCCCGCCGCTCGCCAGGGGCCCGCGGGAGCGAGGCCGTGCGGTGATGCGCCGAGGACGGACTGTCCCTTCTCGCGCGAAGCCCTCCAGCGCCTCATGTGGAACCACGCGGGGCTCGTACGCGACGCTGATCATCTCGACGACGCCGCTCGCCAGATCGGTGCGTGGCGCGACGAGGCCGCCCGCGAAGGCCCGTCCGCCGACGACGTTCTCATCCGCGAAGACGCCAATCTCCTGCTCGTCGCGGCGCACCTCGTCGACGCGGCGCTGCGGCGGAGCGGGTCGATCGGCGCCCACTTCCGCAGCGACGACCGCCGCCCGGCCCGCGACGCGACCGC
This sequence is a window from Pseudoclavibacter endophyticus. Protein-coding genes within it:
- a CDS encoding NAD-dependent epimerase/dehydratase family protein, which translates into the protein MTVLVTGASGYLGRAVAAELLAAGHDVRTLQRRPSGAAGAVDTLGSVTDRATVERAVGGADAVVHLAAKVSLAGEAAEFRAINVDGTRTLLDAAERAGVTRFVQVSSPSVAHAGAALAGVGAEPASPEHARGEYARTKAEAELLALARDGVSGMRVVAVRPHLVWGPGDTQLVERIVERARRGTLPLLNGGTALIDTTYVDNAATGIVAALHRADMAHGNAYVLTNGEPRPVGDLLGGICRAAGVPAPRVSVPAALGRIAGAAVEWVWTVRPGVDEPPMTRFLAEQLSTAHWFDQRSTRRDLDWAPTVSIDEGLRRLAKHYGTGSD
- a CDS encoding 3-oxoacyl-ACP synthase III; its protein translation is MLFRYGGRSPVVAAGEEVTGNATTRFSNVALLSVASELPSRVTTSDDIEDHLAAALKRLKLRSGLLRRVAGVLERRNWATGESADDATVVAGRRALAHAGVDAGDVGLLINTSVTRKHLEPSVAVRLHHGLGLPTSAINFDIANACLGFVNGISLAAGMIESGQIRYAVIVNGEDADDIQVNTVARLQREGIDREGFMSEFASLTLGSGSAVAVLGRADEHPAGHRVLGGVTRAATQFHDLCVGSVDGMFTDAKALLKGGLDLVVSAWKEAGTEWDWKSMDRYITHQVSTVHTNAIVKAVKLDRSRVPTTFPHLGNVGPASIPITLAEEQSSLRKGDRVLLMGVGSGLNTAMMELAW
- a CDS encoding protein adenylyltransferase SelO, which translates into the protein MDVNTPTAGAPSSAPVSNSPIALQHRFATDVPELAVPWRAAEVEHPRLLAFSDTLADELGVDAEALSSEEGLAFLTGNRLPEGVTPVAQGYSGHQWGMYTPRLGDGRALLLGEVTDRAGRLRDIHLKGSGATPFSRGADGLAAVGPMLREFIMGEAFHALGIPGTRALAVIGTGRLVRREGLEPGALLVRVASSHLRVGTFQYASASGNLEVLRRLADHAIERHAPEAAEAEHPYLAFYEHVVTAQAELVAAWMHVGFVHGVMSTDNTTVSGETIDFGPCAFLDAFDPGLWFSSIDQNGRYAYRQQPSIVQWNLARFAEALLPILPLTRDEAIAAAADADARADARERGDEAADDEGAESERRADAEARQIRAVELATAALERFGPQYAETYERGMRAKLGLAHVALDDARPVITGVLDLMTAARADYTQFFRGLGAHAASGRGTPARSLFPEPEAFERWAERWRALGPDREAMDAVNPAYIPRNHLVEEALAAASDEADLGPLERLLAAVRQPFDVRPGLARYAEPAPADFGPYTTFCGT
- a CDS encoding serine hydrolase domain-containing protein, producing MRPQSRTLEAPSLFRLGELAHRLAGALMVCCLVAVLAACSSRPAPLEDPPPVPTEEATFDTAAIEAGMDAMLAAGAPAVLVEVRDGDEVWRHALGVISVTGNERPDPLAAVRIASVTKSMIGVILLQLVAEGRLDLDEPIAEYLPDLTLGREVVELGEVDDGAGGQGDAAVPDATGASGPDLTLEPSPVPTGPDWTAPAPDPDASVPDEVPPGAVEGSDVAFDADGAPILDPTTIVTPRMLAQHTAGVPDYIGTFPLTDFAELPSTLGGDYDLDELIGRVAAEPWPSRPGGAFNYSNTNYLVLSLLIEQITGDPIERVIQERIAEGGGLEATSLPGDATLPEGGAHGYFELEGVYIDVSTQSASLWSGAGGIVSTVGDVNSFYRGLMQGAYVHADELRTALELNQAGYGIGVQGHADPCPPGDPVFATPPGPTNDDDADAGDAALDAVGPDGEGAQVGGGDSAGEDPTPSATPGDAGPAVSQFPQIGEPGMTYGHLGSGLGYRILSMSSPDGMRQVTLSWTASPVDYGGDPRLGPAWETIDAALTATCPRTDAGAGG
- a CDS encoding alpha/beta fold hydrolase, translating into MLTVPPAASGGGGAAGPSAGDETTWHYLDTGDALAELGAPVVGTVLAVHGNPTWSYLWRSLVSASVAAAEAGRPAWRVVAVDQLEMGFSQRSGEHRTLARRVADLGAFTDALGLGRGDDEGGAGGRAPVVTIGHDWGGVISLGWAIDHPHLLAGVALLNTAVHQPAGTPIPAPLRLARARGVLEASAVATTAFLDTTLTLASPPLARSVKAAYRAPYRTANRRRGIGGFVRDIPVDAAHPSVPALTRIAAGVADLAVPGLMLWGPNDPIFSDRYLDDLTDRLPRADVHRFEGASHLIAEERPYAEAVLAWLEERVASPPASLVTPSSPAPRGAAEDHADAFRPIWHGIEARADDDDIAVIDMAGRSAGARGAAHEHEPRRVTWRQLATRVNDLAAGLHRLGVRRGDRVSVLVQPGPTLTAVLYACLRIGAVVVVADAGLGVSGLTRAVRGAWPDVIIGGRPGLAAARALGWPGIRIAAEHLPRYAASALGVSHSLRQVATLGAAAGAAVPAPPGPEHDAAILFTSGSTGPAKGVVYTHRQLAALRDGLAAHFDVTPATGLVTGFAPFALLGPALGTRSVTPDMDVSSPRTLTARAVAAALRASGARIVFLSPAAMRNVVETARELTPDDRRALERVRTFLSTGAPIGASLLARAAELMPNATPHTPYGMTECLLVTDVTLDGILSAADAPDEGVCVGTPIGEARVLVSALDGDGRATGAPSDVPGVLGELVVSAPHLKSHYDRLWITDREAVRGTGTIEPTEPAMPASRAERWHRTGDIGHLDEQGRVWVEGRVQHVIVTADGPVAPVGPEQAVESAEGVRRAAVVGVGPQGLRQAVAVVETESRAQRPQLADAELAARIRAKAPLPLAAVFVVPSLPTDIRHNSKIDRTRLAAWADATLAGRSPEAP
- a CDS encoding exodeoxyribonuclease III, which gives rise to MRIATWNVNSVRARTGRIVDWLERADIDVLAMQETKCKVDQFPVGAFEEAGYEVEVHGTNQWNGVAFASRLPMSEPRVGFANMPGYANTPPESGELPLEARALGVTVEDVRLWSLYVPNGRELGHPHYAYKLAWLRALLDDTVAWLGEHPDEPLALMGDFNIAPLDTDVWDMAAFDGLTHVSPPERDAFQALLDGGLVDVVRDRGEEGFTYWDYKAGRFQRNHGMRIDFILGSAAFDELVVDASIERDERGGDAPSDHVPVVVELDIETSMDDDRPMIF